DNA from Leptospira bandrabouensis:
TTCGTAACGTCCCAGTCTCATTTCTGTGATCAATTTTCCAGCGATCTGGTTTGCAAATTCCATCATGATGGATGCAGAATGAGAACGCGATGTTGGATCAATCTGAAAGGCTTTGGCAATTTTTGGAAGGAGTTTTAGTTTTGTATAACCATCTAATGCTAAATATACTTTCCCATTGATATCACCAACAAATTCAACAAGTGTACAGTTTTCAAAACACAGCCCTTCGTTTTTGGAAGGACCATAGGCCTCACGTTCTGCATAGATTAGTAAGGTTTTTTGAAAATGTTCCGGCAATACTTGCGAAACCGTCAGAATGAATTTTTCATCAATGAGTGGATCCATTTAAGCTGCGTGGTAAAGGATACTTTCTTCTAAAGATTTGTATGCAGCCTTAATCCAAATATCAAATTTGATTCCAGGAATGGATTGGTTGGAATAACCAAGGGCTACTTCGGATGGATATCCAAGGCTATCGAGTTCTTCAATGAACTGTTTGAAAAAATCTGAAAAAATATCGAGTTTATCATTCGGAATCATTGCTGCATATAAGTCCTCTTCCAATTGATACAACCCTAAACCGATACTGGCATTTTGTTTTCCGAGTACGTTGAGTCCAATGGCAATTTCTGTTTGGAAGTTTGTATTGATGAATTTGAAAAGGATAAGTGTGACATTTTCCTTTGATTCAAATAGGGACTTAGCCATCGCATAAAAATGTGATGTATTAAAAAGTTTGGAAACCGGATGTTTCATCACTTTGGCGTATTCTTTTTTGGCCATTATCTTTTCGGAAATGATGGTAGATTTTTCCCAGAAAAATTGGATTTCAGATTCATTCCATGTGTCTTTGGTGGAAAAACATAAAAAACCAAATAGATGTGCATTGATTGTTAATGGAACATATAACTTACGTTTGCCTATCGAAATGGCAGGGAGTAGTTCTTTAATTCTACTTTCTTCGTATTCATTCCATTCCACTGCATTGTCATCTGTTTCGACTAACATTTCTGCTTTTTGCCAAAAACATTCCTTAAACTCTTTTCCGTCATAGTAAAAGTATTGGATGGAACTGAGTTTTTCATAAGAAAAAGGAAATGGAGATTCTTTTACTGTTTCGCAGAATAAAAATCTTTCTTCGGCCTGGATCTCTTCACGGGCTAATAACACAGGATCTTTTTTCCAAAGGATTTCTTTTGTTTTTGGTTCGGCGTTGGAGGCTTTCGTTGGTAATGAAGTTTCCGTATCAAAAACAACATCTGTTTTTGGAATTTGTGTGAGTGATTCATTCGGATTCGAATGAGGTTCTGAAGTTTGGGAAGATTCTGGATTTTGGAAATCCAAACTGTACAAAAATAATGCGAGTAATAAACAGGAAACGGTA
Protein-coding regions in this window:
- a CDS encoding chemotaxis protein CheX, producing the protein MDPLIDEKFILTVSQVLPEHFQKTLLIYAEREAYGPSKNEGLCFENCTLVEFVGDINGKVYLALDGYTKLKLLPKIAKAFQIDPTSRSHSASIMMEFANQIAGKLITEMRLGRYEIDILPPENLNHKLVPISLEHFRQYILIFNLKDRRGEEYMGRLYLILLLEKFPTPKN